The Candidatus Dadabacteria bacterium genome has a segment encoding these proteins:
- the hisD gene encoding histidinol dehydrogenase, which produces MKTVRITSANIEKETALIKERTSDFDPEKVAAVAKIISAVREGGDKQLFSLTKKFDGWRASARTVEVSPLEEQRAIAQVPRPVITALKKACRRIVDYQKTKLPSAREFKDSHGNRLGWLARPLDRAGIYIPGGKAAYPSTVLMTAIPAKVAGVGEIVMTTPCPGGELNPAAVAAAKIAGVNRIFKVGGAQAIAALAFGTKSVPRADKIAGPGNIYVTIAKKLVYGEVDIDMMAGPSEVFVIADGSCPARWVAADLLAQAEHDEMATPTLAATSAPYAELVKSELLSMAGAIERKKIALASIKNRGRIFITGGVMQAVQIANAVAPEHLELCVKSPRKLLPHIRHAGAVFVGARSTEAFGDYVCGSSHVLPTGGAARFSSPLSAADFMRTPSTAEITVKGFESLADTVDTLARCEGLTAHALSVAVRRRPQGRH; this is translated from the coding sequence TTGAAAACCGTCAGGATAACTTCGGCAAACATTGAAAAAGAAACGGCGCTCATAAAAGAGCGGACATCGGACTTTGACCCGGAGAAAGTCGCCGCAGTCGCAAAGATCATCTCCGCCGTCAGGGAAGGGGGCGACAAACAACTGTTTTCACTCACAAAAAAGTTTGACGGCTGGCGCGCGTCCGCCCGCACGGTTGAGGTCTCGCCCCTTGAAGAACAAAGGGCAATCGCGCAAGTGCCGCGCCCGGTCATCACGGCTCTGAAAAAGGCATGCCGCCGGATAGTTGACTACCAGAAAACCAAACTGCCCTCCGCCCGCGAATTCAAAGACTCCCACGGCAACCGCCTCGGATGGCTGGCGCGCCCCCTTGACAGGGCGGGCATATACATACCGGGCGGCAAGGCGGCGTATCCGTCAACCGTTCTTATGACGGCAATTCCGGCAAAGGTCGCCGGAGTTGGCGAAATCGTGATGACAACCCCGTGCCCGGGCGGCGAACTCAACCCGGCGGCGGTCGCCGCCGCAAAAATTGCCGGCGTTAACCGCATATTCAAAGTTGGCGGCGCTCAGGCAATCGCCGCGCTTGCATTCGGCACAAAGTCCGTCCCCCGCGCGGACAAGATAGCGGGACCCGGCAACATATACGTTACCATCGCAAAAAAACTGGTTTACGGCGAGGTTGACATAGATATGATGGCGGGGCCGAGCGAGGTGTTTGTCATTGCGGACGGCTCATGCCCCGCGCGCTGGGTCGCCGCAGACCTGCTTGCCCAGGCCGAACACGATGAAATGGCCACCCCGACCCTTGCCGCCACCTCCGCCCCTTATGCGGAACTCGTCAAATCCGAACTCCTGTCAATGGCGGGCGCGATTGAGAGAAAAAAGATTGCGCTCGCGTCAATCAAAAACAGGGGAAGAATTTTTATAACGGGCGGCGTTATGCAAGCGGTTCAAATTGCAAACGCGGTTGCGCCGGAACACCTTGAGTTGTGCGTTAAGTCTCCGCGCAAACTGCTGCCGCACATACGGCATGCGGGGGCGGTTTTTGTCGGCGCGCGCTCCACCGAGGCGTTTGGCGACTATGTATGCGGCTCAAGCCATGTGCTTCCCACCGGAGGGGCGGCGCGGTTTTCGTCTCCGCTTTCGGCGGCCGATTTTATGAGAACTCCAAGCACGGCGGAAATTACGGTGAAGGGATTTGAATCTCTGGCGGACACGGT
- a CDS encoding HPr family phosphocarrier protein, which yields MPPIRKTFTIVNTLGLHARAAAGFVKLSNKFSSDIKIIKNGYEVDGKSILGILSLAAARGTEIDIEVSGNDAQTAADEIAGFVKSGFGEGAHTE from the coding sequence ATGCCCCCAATCAGAAAAACCTTTACCATTGTCAACACACTCGGCTTGCACGCGCGGGCGGCGGCGGGGTTTGTGAAACTTTCAAACAAGTTTTCCTCGGACATCAAAATCATAAAGAACGGCTACGAGGTGGACGGCAAAAGCATCCTCGGCATTCTGTCGCTCGCCGCCGCAAGGGGAACGGAGATAGACATTGAAGTCTCAGGCAATGACGCGCAGACAGCCGCGGACGAAATCGCCGGGTTTGTGAAAAGCGGTTTCGGCGAGGGCGCTCACACGGAGTAA